A single genomic interval of Trachemys scripta elegans isolate TJP31775 chromosome 3, CAS_Tse_1.0, whole genome shotgun sequence harbors:
- the TCTE3 gene encoding tctex1 domain-containing protein 3, whose amino-acid sequence MDKHAKASKLPSGGKGERRLSMFEKDNYTQIVKDRMRSSSHEVHGMEPMDDESFAEFGRSEIFTLKTSMAKIRYANTYKMEPYRKFQAHLVRNKAQHILTQRLQETKYNGVTSSFLCNSISEEILTAVKDMGFDRYKYVVTVLILQKTGQAIKISSRWVWDVARDNWVSAKCETESFVSLALIMACYYE is encoded by the exons ATGGACAAACACGCGAAGGCGTCGAAACTTCcttcgggggggaagggggagcggcGTTTAAGCATGTTCGAGAAAGACAAC tatacACAGATCGTAAAAGACAGAATGAGAAGTTCAAGCCATGAAGTTCACGGTATGGAACCAATGGATGATGAATCGTTTGCAGAGTTTGGGAGAAGTGAAATATTTACATTGAAGACTAGCATGGCAAAAATAAGATATGccaatacatacaaaatggagcCATATAGGAAATTCCAGGCTCATTTAGTAAGAAACAAAGCTCAACATATACTAACG CAGCGACTTCAAGAAACCAAGTATAATGGTGTGACTAGTAGCTTCTTGTGTAATTCAATCTCAGAAGAAATATTAACAGCTGTCAAGGACATGGGCTTTGACCGCTATAAGTACGTAGTAACAGTCCTAATCTTGCAAAAGACTGGTCAGGCAATAAAA ATCTCCAGCAGATGGGTCTGGGATGTTGCAAGGGACAACTGGGTTTCAGCTAAATGTGAAACAGAATCCTTTGTTTCATTGGCTTTGATAATGGCTTGTTACTATGAGTAG